In Massilia sp. METH4, the genomic window CGCCACTGCCAGCCTGCTGCGCCGCCTGTACCGCCAGGCCGACGGCAGCTACGTGCGCCAGCAGGTGGCGTTGTACAACAGCGAGCGCGCCCTGCTGGCGTGGCGCGTGCGCGCGGGCGACCCGTCGCGCTGGCAGGCGGAAGGCCCGGTGACGGACGCTCCGCCGCCGCAGGCGGCCCGGCTGTTCGCCGCCCTGCCGCAGGGCTGGCAGCCGTGGACGCGGCTGGCCGCACTGCCTGGTACCGCAGCCACCGCCCGGCTCGCGCTCGACCTGCCGCGACAGCCCGGCGACGCGCCCCTCACCTTGCTGCTGGCCGGTCGCCTGTCCGCCGTGGAGGGCGCCATCGTGCATGCGTACCCGGCATGCGACGGCCGCGCGTGCACGGCGCCGGACGATGTGCAGCGATTGCAGTTGGCGCCGCGGCCGGGCGCCCGGCGCATCGTGCTGACCGTGCAGCCGCTCGATGCGCGCACGTTCGAACGGCCGGGCGACCGGCAGTATCGCCACCTGCGCGTGGTGGCGAACCGGATTGTCTGGCAACCGCTGGCCAAGCCGGCGCCGGCCGCCTCGCCGCGCGGCGGGGCGGCCCCGGCGCTCCTTGCCGATCGCCACGGGACGACGTTATGGGCCGATGACGCCACGAGCGGCGCGGCCGCCGCGGCGGGCCTCGCGCCCTTGCTCGGCCTTGGGTCCGGCCACGCATCCGGCATCGCCGGCATGCTGGCGCGCGCCGGCGGCGGCCACGCGCGCCTGTCGCTCGACCTGCCCGTGCAGGCGCTGGCGCAGCGCGTGCTCGACTGCGTGGCTTTGCGGCGCGGGCGCTGGCAGGGAGGCATGTGCGAAGGTGGCAGCGCGCCGCCGCCGGGCCGCAAGGCCGGGGTGCTGATGCTTGACGCGGAAAATGGCGATATCCTGGCCGCCGCCGGGGCCGGCCAGCCGCACGTGGATGCCGGCAACTGGGCGGAAGCCCAGGCGCTGGACCGCGCCAGCCCGGCGGACAGCGCGCTGCGGCTGCCGGCCTTCCAGCACGACGGCGGCGCGCACCACAGTCCCGGTTCCACGTTCAAGGTCGTCAGCGCGCTGGGCCTGGAGCTGGCCGCGCGCGGCGACCGGCGGCTCGATGCCTTGCTGGCCGGCCCGTCGCTGCCGGCCATCAATGCGGCGGCGCGCGAGCTGGGGTTCGACTTCGCGACCGGCGCGCCGACCTACCCGGCGGCGGCGCGCGGCGCCTACGTGACCAACTACCGCGAGCAGGGCATCGACCGGCGTGCGCACGAGGGGCGGCTCGGCCTGGCGCAGGCGCTCACGTACAGCCTGAACACGTGGTTCGCCTGGACCGGGGAGCTGTCCGACCGCACGCTGTTCGGCCGGGCCGATGGCGGCGCGCCCGGCGTGCAGCCGCTCGAGACGGGCGCGCTGGACGATGCCCGGCCCATCCTGGCGGCGGCGCGCCGGCTCGGCTTCGAACGGCCGCTGCGCCTCGACGGCGGCCTGCTGCCGCGCGACTTCCGCTGGGGCGACTACGATGCCTTGCAGGCGACGCCCGCGCGGATCGATCCGATCCATACGCGCCACGAGCTGCGCCAGATGAGCATCGGCTTGCGTATGCAGGCCACGCCCTTGCAGATGGCGCTGGCCGCCGGCGCGATCGGCCAGGGCGCCACCGTTGCGCCGCGCCTGCTGCTCGAGCTGGATGGCCGCGCCGCCGCCGACCCGCGCCCCCAGAAGCTGGAAGTACGGCTCGACCGCATCCGCGCCGGCATGAAAGGCGTGATCGACGCCGGCACGGCGGCGGGCGCCTTCGGCGCGCTGCCGCGCCAGGTGCGCGCCGGCCTGTACGGCAAGACCGGCACGGCGCCCACGGGGACCGGCAGCGCCACGGTGTGGTTCACCGGCTGGCTGGAACCGGGAACCCTGCCGGGCCAGCGGCACCGGCTCGCCTTCGCCGTCTATGCCAGCCATTCCGACGGCACGGGGGGCAGGCACG contains:
- a CDS encoding penicillin-binding transpeptidase domain-containing protein — encoded protein: MSQRLIQLVEERRRAWRRGRNLRGPRAVPWGLVGAAVLVVAGGALLAAHALRLGEAAGTKAEGDALRAATLLQPLVPGARFTVPAAPGVAMLPQPGGAIVVASRMRAGLPVRVDLCRQMADASGRLLPLRLGHRLADVEQWERTAAGRLAVRNVLLVAQGSKATAAMPQVKLAGHAGLPLQLTWTGAAARWLGDGGEGIVRGAAGRVALRDEGWLAWEGGALHVVRRPAAECARAGELVARLYQPDAAAQGRALVTAVAASGAAATAWLAPGSYTVASLPAPELEDEALFAALQAHGLVRLADDGAILLAPPDLPAWRAAAPALRAADLGAWRQVRLDAATASLLRRLYRQADGSYVRQQVALYNSERALLAWRVRAGDPSRWQAEGPVTDAPPPQAARLFAALPQGWQPWTRLAALPGTAATARLALDLPRQPGDAPLTLLLAGRLSAVEGAIVHAYPACDGRACTAPDDVQRLQLAPRPGARRIVLTVQPLDARTFERPGDRQYRHLRVVANRIVWQPLAKPAPAASPRGGAAPALLADRHGTTLWADDATSGAAAAAGLAPLLGLGSGHASGIAGMLARAGGGHARLSLDLPVQALAQRVLDCVALRRGRWQGGMCEGGSAPPPGRKAGVLMLDAENGDILAAAGAGQPHVDAGNWAEAQALDRASPADSALRLPAFQHDGGAHHSPGSTFKVVSALGLELAARGDRRLDALLAGPSLPAINAAARELGFDFATGAPTYPAAARGAYVTNYREQGIDRRAHEGRLGLAQALTYSLNTWFAWTGELSDRTLFGRADGGAPGVQPLETGALDDARPILAAARRLGFERPLRLDGGLLPRDFRWGDYDALQATPARIDPIHTRHELRQMSIGLRMQATPLQMALAAGAIGQGATVAPRLLLELDGRAAADPRPQKLEVRLDRIRAGMKGVIDAGTAAGAFGALPRQVRAGLYGKTGTAPTGTGSATVWFTGWLEPGTLPGQRHRLAFAVYASHSDGTGGRHAAPAIAAILAALAGQSETQR